The following are encoded in a window of Pieris napi chromosome 23, ilPieNapi1.2, whole genome shotgun sequence genomic DNA:
- the LOC125061472 gene encoding motile sperm domain-containing protein 2-like, with protein sequence MPVAEVRSLFQTRITENPDHGFHPLDFDRTKDEKYIRRVLKHCSEDPKQAADMLWDILTWRKTVGASDINESNIKMDYVEEGIIFPHSRDVDGSLLLIIKSKKHVKGTKDFEEIKKIIIYWFDRMEREENGNKISLFFDMDGCGLSNMDMELIQYLISLFKYYYPNFLNYIIIFQMPWVLSAAFKIVKSLLPAQAIEKLKNVNKDSLKNFVHPDQALTCWGGTYNYVYEFIPESRVTPEHTPKKVTFAQQNDIKPTGDMLKIQPSNLIVFKNETDDITGQFIITNNDPSVISFKIRTTSPEKFRVRPSSGVLAVGASQSVMIVVQPGFQLKNVSKDMFLVMCMQVPKTDLSQKELSEIWQNNSGNKVDEYRLKCQFPIKEVKNGNVLDKADKYDSVTNALNNLQINYEILHKQVERMKMFQFLTLLLSIVAVVLGYLVYMNTYEDRYCEQI encoded by the exons ATGCCTGTTGCCGAAGTGCGGAGTTTATTTCAAACAAGAATAACTGAAAATCCAGATCACGGATTTCATCCATTAGACTTTGACCGTACAAaagatgaaaaatatatacgtaGAGTCCTTAAACATTGTTCTGAAGACCCTAAACAAGCTGCTGACATGCTTTGGGATATACTAACTTGGCGGAAAACTGTTGGAGCCAGTGATATAAATgaatctaatataaaaatggattATGTAGAAGAAG GTATAATATTTCCACATAGCAGAGATGTTGATGGTTCTCTCTTACTCATAATAAAATCCAAAAAGCATGTCAAGGGTACAAAGGATtttgaagaaattaaaaaaataattatatactggTTTGATCGTATGGAAAGGGAGgaaaatggaaataaaatatcattattcTTTGATATGGATGGTTGTGGGCTTAGCAATATGGACATGGaacttatacaatatttaatatcactTTTCAAGTATTACTATCCCAATTTCTTGaactacataattatttttcaaatgccATGGGTTTTATCAGCTGCATTTAAAATTGTCAAGTCGCTTCTGCCTGCCCAagcaattgaaaaattaaaaaatgttaacaaaGACTCGTTAAAAAATTTTGTCCACCCTGACCAGGCTTTAACTTGCTGGGGCGGTACATACAACTATGTATATGAATTTATACCAGAAAGTCGTGTTACCCCAGAACATACGCCTAAAAAGGTCACATTTGCACAGCAAAATGATATAAAACCGACAGGTGATATGCTTAAGATACAGCCGAGTAATTTGATtgtgtttaaaaatgaaactGATGATATAACTGGGCAATTTATAATCACAAACAATGATCCTTCTGTTATATCTTTTAAGATTCGGACAACATCTCCAGAAAAATTCAGAGTACGGCCAAGTTCAGGTGTTTTAGCTGTGGGAGCATCCCAATCAGTCATGATTGTGGTTCAACCAGGGTTCCAACTGAAAAACGTGTCCAAAGATATGTTTCTCGTTATGTGTATGCAAGTACCGAAAACTGATCTATCCCAGAAAGAGTTGAGTGAAATTTGGCAGAATAATTCTGGAAACAAAGTTGATGAATACCGTCTGAAATGTCAATTCCCTATAAAAGAGGTTAAGAATGGGAATGTTCTAGATAAAGCCGACAAATATGATTCAGTTACAAATGCTTTGAATAATTTGCAGATAAACTATGAGATTTTACACAAACAAGTTGAGAGAATGAAGATGTTTCAGTTTTTGACATTGTTATTGTCTATTGTTGCCGTTGTATTGGGATACCTGGTGTATATGAATACTTATGAAGATAGGTATTgtgaacaaatttaa
- the LOC125061476 gene encoding motile sperm domain-containing protein 2-like, with the protein MSKLAEIRLLYETKVNKIVPHPIFDSRDLPKVKSDIYLYRVLEHSQNNVQQAADMLYNIMEWRKTNNVNDISESNVDLDILKDGLYFTRGRDIDSCLLFIMNSKAYIKNHRDLEAVKKVFIYWLERLEREEGGKKVTLFFDMDGCGINNMNLNLFSYMINVLKCYYPNFINYIIIFQMPWILSAGFRIVKEMLPAPAIERLRIINKDKLKDLIAPEQALVSWGGKDNYKFEFVPENRNIDTVIIEDDDNYSLGEMLRIKPPKVLLFETIGHKISSQLIITNMEEGIIAFKIRTTAPERYTVRPNQGILPKRISKSIDIIVLPGFDLSSVEKDRFLILSVNVPKLDMPQTELRQIWKSAGSSIDEYRLTCAVKVQNMSVKNVETNSLNEIKRSMDNEYNRIQNNLNSFNRYQILIMIIMSVSIFIHIIIWMNIGKKCTRP; encoded by the coding sequence ATGTCAAAACTTGCAGAAATAAGACTTTTATACGAGACTAAAGTAAACAAGATAGTTCCACATCCAATTTTTGATTCTCGAGATTTGCCTAAAGTTAAaagtgatatttatttataccggGTCTTAGAACACagtcaaaataatgtacaacaAGCCGCCGATATGCTGTACAACATAATGGAATGGAGAAAAACCAATAATGTTAATGATATAAGTGAATCTAATGTTGATTTAGATATTCTGAAAGATGGCTTATACTTCACTCGTGGACGAGATATAGACAGCTgcttactttttattatgaattccaaagcttatattaaaaatcacaGGGACCTTGAAGCAgtgaaaaaagtttttatatattggcTAGAACGCCTTGAAAGGGAAGAGGGTGGGAAGAAAGTCACGTTATTTTTTGATATGGATGGATGTGgcataaataatatgaacTTAAACTTATTTAGCTACATGATTAATGTTCTTAAATGTTACTATccaaattttattaactatataataattttccaaATGCCGTGGATATTATCTGCAGGCTTTAGAATTGTTAAGGAGATGTTGCCAGCACCTGCTATTGAAAGATTGAGAATAATAAACAAggataaattaaaagatttaattgcTCCTGAACAGGCCTTAGTAAGTTGGGGTGGAAAGGATAactataaatttgaatttgtgcCTGAAAATCGAAATATTGATACAGTCATTATTGAGGATGATGATAATTATTCTCTTGGTGAAATGTTAAGAATAAAACCGCCTAAAGTTTTGCTATTTGAAACTATAGGTCACAAAATTTCATCACAacttataataacaaatatggAGGAGGGTAttattgcatttaaaataCGTACTACAGCCCCAGAAAGATACACAGTCCGTCCGAACCAAGGCATTTTACCTAAACGTATTTCTAAGAGTATAGATATTATAGTTCTACCAGGGTTTGACTTAAGTTCAGTAGAGAAagatagatttttaattttatcagtTAATGTGCCAAAATTGGATATGCCACAAACAGAATTGAGACAAATTTGGAAAAGTGCTGGAAGCAGCATTGATGAATACAGGCTTACTTGTGCTGTGAAAGTACAAAACATGAGTGTTAAGAATGTTGaaacaaattcattaaatgaaataaaaagaagCATGGATAATGAGTATAATAGGATTCAAAATAATCTTAACTCATTTAATAGATATCAAATTcttattatgattataatgtcagtttcaatatttattcatattattatctggatgaatattggcaaaaaatgTACTAGACCGTAG
- the LOC125061592 gene encoding adenosine 5'-monophosphoramidase HINT3-like — MSQEQKSPCIFCNIVNKLEDTEILYEDDFVCVFRDIKPASKFHILTVPKRHIEDARALTPNDFELVQKMLTVAKEMLTQNNYSIDDARFGYHWPPFRSVKHLHLHAIAPESEMGFLARMIFKKDSYWFVSPDYVASRL; from the exons ATGAGTCAAGAACAAAAATCTccttgtattttttgtaatattgtaaataagttGGAAGACACggaaattttatatgaagaTGACTTTGTTTGTGTGTTTCGAGATATTAAACCGGCCAgcaaatttcatattttgacTGTTCCTAAGCGGCACATTGAAGATGCCAGAGCATTAACTCCTAACGATTTTGAATTGG TGCAAAAAATGCTAACTGTAGCTAAAGAAATGCTCACACAAAATAACTATTCCATTGATGATGCCAGATTTGGTTACCACTGGCCACCATTTAGAAGTGtaaaacatttacatttacatgcAATAGCTCCAGAAAGTGAAATGGGATTCTTGGCTCGgatgatatttaaaaaggacTCATATTGGTTTGTGTCT CCTGACTATGTTGCTTCAAGACTGTGA
- the LOC125061488 gene encoding pneumococcal serine-rich repeat protein-like: MKLIGLVIFGCLIAAQAYPTLGPVALGSGVVTEVALGAGVATEVAGSGAATAAVGASLATGASLGHGVTGTGLTNGIVSHGISVDVFISTLQTAYGSVKTSDSSVCGGLTAAFQIALETCRGKEAFINDAFITAFKTALAAKKAKEELVFYHFISAFRSAVEVAKVKECLISEGFLTSFKLALEAKKTVLGAGFLNAFNCGFWPGGIFQGKVHKSFSVDIFVQTIFSIFGAKDGLITGVLIQKSLKTFGKCKGLPSTFVPAWKKAFDSCIGGGSSVSVDVFISAFKKTSGWKSVPIHCLKAIKSPENLGAFPDGGGDKLNSAFPGLDGLTTNPAPGSDSDYPDDPSNIPDPEPAGPGSNPESPTSPESTPDLGDSSPTNPESPDSTLPSDDGSPSNTPTTGDDSVTNEDATQPDVPTTALVNNKPSKDKPILPGLGDAPSGSPGDANPKQNPGDAATATSTAGSEANAGKDGAVAKSGAGSAATSGKDGAVAKSVAGSAAQAGKDGAVAKSVAGSTAQAGKDGAVAKSVAGSTAQTGKDGAVAKSVAGSAAQAGKDGAVAKSGAGSAATSGKDGAVAKSVAGSAAQAGKDGAVAKSVAGSTAQAGKDGAVAKSVAGSTAQTGKDGAVAKSVAGSAATAGKGGAAATSVAGSAAQAGKGGAAATSVAGSAATAGKGGSTAVAGSAASAVSNGSGGTAAATAASAAASGKNGSAVASGTATAVASGTGGDSTPEPCGDGGLVAQKKAGISLGANLATSLTG; this comes from the coding sequence GCCCTCGGAGCTGGCGTAGCAACAGAGGTGGCTGGTTCTGGAGCTGCTACAGCAGCAGTTGGCGCATCCCTTGCTACAGGAGCAAGTCTAGGACATGGAGTAACTGGTACCGGACTTACCAACGGAATTGTGAGCCATGGAATCTCCGTTGATGTGTTTATCAGCACATTACAAACAGCTTATGGTTCGGTGAAAACTAGTGATAGTTCCGTATGTGGTGGATTGACTGCAGCATTCCAAATAGCGCTTGAAACTTGCAGAGGCAAAGAAGCATTTATCAATGATGCCTTCATCACAGCATTCAAGACAGCCTTAGCCGCGAAAAAGGCGAAAGAGGAATTAGTTTTCTATCACTTTATTAGCGCTTTCAGATCTGCTGTAGAAGTCGCGAAGGTCAAAGAATGCCTGATCTCCGAAGGGTTCTTGACTTCATTCAAATTAGCGTTGGAAGCAAAGAAGACTGTTTTGGGTGCCGGTTTTCTAAATGCTTTTAACTGTGGGTTCTGGCCTGGTGGTATTTTCCAAGGAAAGGTTCATAAAAGCTTTTCGGTGGACATTTTCGTGCAAACTATATTTTCCATCTTTGGGGCTAAAGATGGTCTAATAACTGGTGTTTTAATCCAGAAGTCACTTAAAACCTTTGGTAAATGTAAAGGTCTACCATCTACATTTGTGCCAGCTTGGAAAAAGGCTTTTGATTCATGTATAGGCGGAGGAAGTTCCGTTTCTGTAGACGTTTTTATATCTGCTTTTAAGAAGACTTCAGGGTGGAAATCAGTGCCTATACACTGCTTAAAGGCTATAAAATCTCCAGAAAATCTTGGTGCCTTCCCAGATGGAGGAGGAGACAAACTTAATTCAGCTTTTCCAGGATTGGATGGATTAACAACTAACCCCGCACCCGGTTCCGATTCTGATTATCCAGATGATCCTTCTAATATTCCTGATCCCGAACCAGCTGGCCCAGGTTCTAATCCTGAATCACCAACTAGTCCTGAAAGCACTCCAGACCTTGGTGATTCTTCCCCAACGAACCCCGAGTCTCCTGATTCAACATTGCCTAGTGACGATGGTTCACCATCTAATACTCCTACAACTGGCGATGACTCTGTAACTAATGAAGACGCAACTCAACCTGATGTACCTACAACAgctttagtaaataataaacccTCAAAGGACAAACCTATTTTGCCAGGTCTAGGTGATGCCCCATCTGGATCACCAGGTGATGCAAACCCAAAACAAAATCCCGGAGATGCTGCCACTGCTACATCCACCGCGGGTAGTGAAGCAAACGCTGGAAAAGATGGAGCTGTTGCTAAATCAGGAGCAGGCAGTGCTGCTACATCTGGAAAAGATGGAGCTGTAGCTAAATCAGTAGCAGGTAGTGCTGCACAAGCTGGAAAAGATGGAGCTGTTGCTAAATCAGTAGCCGGCAGTACTGCACAAGCTGGAAAAGATGGAGCTGTTGCTAAATCAGTAGCAGGTAGTACTGCACAAACTGGAAAAGATGGAGCTGTAGCTAAATCAGTAGCAGGTAGTGCTGCACAAGCTGGAAAAGATGGAGCTGTTGCTAAATCAGGAGCAGGCAGTGCTGCTACATCTGGAAAAGATGGAGCTGTAGCTAAATCAGTAGCAGGTAGTGCTGCACAAGCTGGAAAAGATGGAGCTGTTGCTAAATCAGTAGCCGGTAGTACTGCACAAGCTGGAAAAGATGGAGCTGTTGCTAAATCAGTAGCAGGTAGTACTGCACAAACTGGAAAAGATGGAGCTGTTGCTAAATCAGTAGCAGGTAGTGCTGCTACGGCTGGTAAAGGTGGAGCTGCTGCTACATCTGTAGCAGGTAGTGCTGCACAAGCTGGTAAAGGTGGAGCTGCTGCTACATCAGTGGCAGGTAGTGCGGCAACGGCTGGAAAAGGTGGAAGCACCGCTGTAGCtggcagcgccgcgtctgcgGTCTCTAATGGTTCTGGTGGTACAGCTGCTGCAACAGCAGCCAGCGCGGCAGCTTCTGGAAAAAATGGATCCGCTGTTGCAAGCGGTACTGCTACTGCTGTGGCTTCTGGCACAGGCGGTGATAGCACGCCAGAGCCTTGTGGTGACGGTGGACTTGTAGCACAGAAGAAAGCTGGGATTTCGTTAGGCGCAAACTTAGCAACAAGCCTTACCGGCTAa